A genome region from Cucumis sativus cultivar 9930 chromosome 4, Cucumber_9930_V3, whole genome shotgun sequence includes the following:
- the LOC101208735 gene encoding F-box protein At5g51380, with amino-acid sequence MGFANHRQQSVLLEGERRRSSISSVPSPQTNPNSPVKKKRTPRWSDVWLKNTNSLENVILAMKLQSFSKDSHIPTPNSKTKPLLANFCKIDRTLLLSDELLLRILSKLPDSQRNSNFLVCKRWLNLQGRLVRSLRVMDLNFLLSGRLILRFPNLNRVDLVSGSLMSSRNSGILLSNRILSMHVDSWFLPVPGVGEENILDDMVIDKGLKTLASGCPNLRKLAFIGGSEMGLLSVAEECETLQELELHKCNDNLLRGIAACENLQILKLIGNVDGLYSSVVTDIGLTILAQGCKRLVKLELNGCEGSFDGIKAIGQCCQMLEELTICDHRMDDGWLAALSYCENLKTLRIMSCRKIDPNPGPDEYLSPCPALERLHLHNCQLRERRSAKALFVTCGAAREIFFSDCWGLVDGIFSFASHFWRVKFLSLEGCSLLTTQGLESVILQWNELQSLRVESCKNIKESSISPALSSLFSIFKDLKWRPDTKSLLSSSLTGTHMGKKGGRFFKKTWDMKVLPGVHDHTSTRQT; translated from the exons ATGGGGTTTGCAAATCACCGACAACAGTCGGTGTTACTTGAAGGTGAAAGACGACGAAGCTCCATTTCCTCTGTTCCAAGTCCTCAAACTAACCCTAACTCAccggtgaagaagaagagaacaCCGCGTTGGTCTGATGTGTGGCTGAAGAATACCAACTCGCTTGAAAATGTTATTCTTGCAATGAAACTTCAATCCTTTTCTAAGGACTCTCATATCCCTACCCCTAACTCCAAAACCAAACCCCTTCTTGCTAATTTCTGCAAAATCGACCGTACTTTGCTTCTTTCCGATGAGCTTCTTCTCAGGATCCTCTCGAAGTTACCGGATTCTCAGCGAAACTCCAACTTTCTCGTTTGCAAGCGGTGGCTGAATCTACAGGGTCGACTTGTACGGTCGCTCAGAGTTAtggatttgaattttctctTATCGGGTAGGTTGATTTTGAGGTTTCCTAATCTTAACCGTGTGGATTTGGTATCTGGGTCGTTGATGTCTTCTAGAAATTCTGGCATATTGTTGAGTAATAGGATTCTTTCGATGCATGTTGATTCTTGGTTTTTACCTGTTCCTGGTGTTGGTGAGGAAAATATACTTGACGATATGGTGATTGATAAAGGGTTGAAGACATTGGCTAGTGGGTGTCCAAATTTGCGCAAATTAGCATTTATTGGTGGGAGTGAGATGGGATTGTTGAGTGTGGCTGAGGAATGTGAAACTTTGCAAGAACTTGAATTGCACAAGTGTAATGATAATCTGTTGAGAGGAATTGCAGCTTGTGAGAATTTGCAAATACTGAAGTTAATTGGAAATGTTGATGGTCTTTATAGCTCCGTGGTTACTGATATTGGTTTGACTATTTTAGCTCAAGGTTGTAAAAGATTGGTGAAGCTTGAGCTTAATGGTTGTGAGGGAAGTTTTGATGGGATTAAGGCTATTGGGCAATGCTGTCAAATGTTAGAGGAATTGACAATCTGTGATCATAGGATGGATGATGGATGGTTGGCTGCGCTTTCGTATTGTGAGAATTTGAAGACTTTGAGAATCATGTCATGTAGGAAGATTGATCCTAATCCCGGACCCGACGAATATTTGAGTCCCTGTCCTGCTCTTGAGCGGTTGCATTTGCACAATTGTCAACTACGAGAGAGAAGGAGTGCTAAAGCATTGTTTGTTACCTGTGGAGCTGCGAGGGAGATCTTCTTCAGTGACTGCTGGGGATTGGTTGATGGCATATTTAGCTTTGCAAGTCACTTCTG GAGAGTGAAATTCCTCTCTCTCGAAGGATGTTCACTGCTAACAACACAGGGTTTGGAGTCCGTAATTCTTCAATGGAATGAGCTTCAAAGTCTTCGAGTCGAATCGTGTAAGAACATAAAAGAGAGCAGCATTTCTCCTGCACTCTCTTCCCTGTTTTCGATATTCAAGGATTTGAAATGGAGACCAGATACCAAATCTTTGCTCTCTTCAAGCCTCACTGGCACTCACATGGGAAAGAAGGGTGgtagatttttcaaaaagacaTGGGACATGAAAGTTTTACCTGGTGTTCACGATCACACAAGCACACGACAGACATGA